Proteins from a single region of Hordeum vulgare subsp. vulgare chromosome 6H, MorexV3_pseudomolecules_assembly, whole genome shotgun sequence:
- the LOC123403026 gene encoding U-box domain-containing protein 5 isoform X1, which yields MVVVQEFKALTIKIGSHSSTMANTGLSRRNSCPKVHSSLCSELTMMLDKISSILPSIEAARPGCKAGIQELCNLYHIVEKGRLISQHCVECSKLYLAITGEAILLRCERVRDSLKRSLFLIQNMVPTVLANQIAEVHNDLRDVKFVVDPLEQEAGKSILEMLRQSDATEELELQTFVQAASKLNLTSPKAVLIERRAINKLLDKITGTDPKKEQVLKFFLYLVKKYGKNIKPDTGERNENLQSESRSLSSSLSLASNASTPEKCHKPTYFQGYEYQSSMSGETTPPTEFCCPISTKLMCDPVIITSGQTYEREYIEKWFSEGHDTCPKTQMKVENFAMIPNTCMRDLICNWCREHGFTISDFLPSKDSYSYLPEQLNGHSMSSLHNVSVPLIAGNARNFVIDHSSSSVAFSDASYVSDSSHVKDMEEPKDSFSQFSWSADYQKYLSFHNFNQAMFLTFFCELSKLPLEIQGSSIKDLKSILHNDDDVSWAMISHGFVEAFLEFLRNDSSSYSMKAQQAGLHFFLNFLSNSRAKIPSMDEEAFHLITSFLSSELKTEALLVLHELIRHLSHRQSRQMASIVTPPVLAILASEDIEGLELPLKIICDLSSGADVKSQLISLGIISKLVPILAEGSFVECCLEILRNLCEVEEAMALITRTDRCLGSIAEYLDTGSPKERELAVIILLAICSRSVEDCSHVMKEGVIPALVDLSVNGIDEAKSCSFKLLNLLRDMRQSEINNSCSQEVAAAEVIVEDPPTESPIHRRPASKSSGFFQRKLNIFSKPRSLTLF from the exons ATGGTGGTTGTTCAAGAG TTCAAGGCCCTTACGATTAAGATTGGCAGTCACTCTTCGACAATGGCGAACACGGGTTTATCACGGCGCAACTCTTGTCCAAAG GTTCACAGCTCATTGTGCAGTGAGTTGACAATGATGCTAGATAAAATCTCCTCTATTCTTCCATCAATTGAGGCAGCTCGACCAGGATGTAAAGCAGGAATACAGGAATTGTGCAACCTATACCATATAGTTGAGAAAGGAAGACTCATAAGTCAGCACTGCGTCGAATGTAGCAAACTCTACTTG GCTATTACTGGAGAGGCAATTTTATTACGATGTGAAAGGGTCAGAGACTCACTTAAACGGAGTCTGTTCCTGATTCAGAATATGGTCCCAACAGTGCTAGCTAATCAG ATTGCTGAGGTCCATAATGACCTTCGAGATGTAAAATTTGTTGTTGATCCATTGGAGCAAGAGGCTGGCAAATCAATTTTAGAGATGCTTCGGCAGTCTGATGCAACTGAAGAACTTGAACTTCAGACATTCGTGCAGGCAGCTTCAAAGTTAAACCTGACATCTCCTAAAGCTGTCTTGATTGAACGAAGAGCAATCAATAAACTGCTCGATAAGATTACTGGTACTGATCCAAAAAAGGAGCAGGTTCTTAAgttcttcctatatcttgttaaaAAGTATGGAAAGAACATCAAACCAGACACTGGTGagcggaatgaaaatttacaatcTGAAAGTCGGTCTTTGAGTTCAAGcttaagtcttgcaagcaatgccaGTACTCCTGAAAAGTGCCACAAGCCAACATACTTCCAGGGATACGAGTATCAGAGTAGTATGTCTGGAGAAACCACACCACCTACAGAGTTCTGTTGCCCAATATCAACAAAGCTAATGTGTGATCCTGTGATAATAACATCTGGACAGACTTACGAAAGAGAATATATTGAGAAATGGTTCAGTGAGGGACACGACACTTGTCCCAAGACACAAATGAAGGTAGAAAACTTTGCGATGATTCCAAATACTTGCATGAGGGATCTCATATGCAATTGGTGCAGAGAGCATGGTTTCACAATCTCAGATTTTCTTCCAAGCAAAGATTCCTACAGTTACTTACCAGAGCAATTGAATGGTCactctatgtcaagtttgcacaaTGTTTCAGTACCTCTAATTGCTGGGAATGCCAGGAATTTTGTGATTGATCACAGCAGTTCATCTGTCGCGTTCTCTGATGCCAGTTATGTCTCAGATTCCTCCCACGTGAAGGATATGGAGGAGCCGAAGGATAGTTTTTCTCAGTTCTCTTGGAGTGCAGACTATCAGAAGTATCTGTCATTCCACAACTTCAACCAGGCTATGTTCCTGACATTCTTCTGCGAGCTGTCCAAGCTCCCATTAGAAATACAAGGAAGCTCCATTAAAGATCTGAAGAGTATTCTTCACAATGACGATGATGTTTCCTGGGCTATGATATCCCATGGATTTGTAGAAGCATTCCTTGAATTCTTGAGAAATGATAGCAGCAGCTACAGTATGAAAGCTCAGCAAGCTGGATTACATTTTTTTCTTAATTTCCTTTCGAACAGCAG GGCTAAGATTCCATCCATGGATGAAGAAGCATTCCATCTTATCACGTCCTTCCTCAGTTCAGAGCTAAAAACTGAAGCTTTGTTGGTACTCCATGAACTGATTCGACACCTGAGTCATCGGCAATCCCGTCAGATGGCCTCTATTGTCACTCCTCCAGTTTTGGCAATATTGGCGTCTGAAGATATTGAGGGCCTTGAGCTTCCCTTGAAGATTATCTGTGACCTTTCATCCGGTGCTGATGTGAAGTCACAGCTGATTTCACTGGGAATAATCTCGAAGCTGGTTCCCATTTTGGCAGAAGGAAGCTTCGTGGAGTGCTGTTTGGAGATTTTGCGGAACTTATGCGAAGTGGAAGAAGCTATGGCGCTTATTACCAGAACAGACCGATGCCTTGGTTCCATTGCAGAGTATCTAGACACAGGAAGCCCTAAAGAGCGAGAACTTGCAGTGATAATCCTTCTGGCAATATGTTCCCGTAGCGTGGAGGATTGCTCCCACGTGATGAAGGAGGGCGTAATCCCCGCCCTCGTGGACCTGTCGGTGAACGGGATTGATGAAGCGAAGAGTTGCTCGTTCAAGCTACTGAATCTTCTTAGGGACATGAGGCAAAGCGAGATCAACAACTCGTGTTCACAGGAAGTGGCGGCCGCCGAGGTGATAGTAGAGGATCCTCCCACGGAGAGCCCGATTCACAGGCGGCCAGCATCGAAGTCATCTGGGTTTTTCCAAAGGAAGCTGAACATTTTCTCGAAACCTCGGTCCCTGACGCTGTTTTGA
- the LOC123403026 gene encoding U-box domain-containing protein 5 isoform X2, giving the protein MANTGLSRRNSCPKVHSSLCSELTMMLDKISSILPSIEAARPGCKAGIQELCNLYHIVEKGRLISQHCVECSKLYLAITGEAILLRCERVRDSLKRSLFLIQNMVPTVLANQIAEVHNDLRDVKFVVDPLEQEAGKSILEMLRQSDATEELELQTFVQAASKLNLTSPKAVLIERRAINKLLDKITGTDPKKEQVLKFFLYLVKKYGKNIKPDTGERNENLQSESRSLSSSLSLASNASTPEKCHKPTYFQGYEYQSSMSGETTPPTEFCCPISTKLMCDPVIITSGQTYEREYIEKWFSEGHDTCPKTQMKVENFAMIPNTCMRDLICNWCREHGFTISDFLPSKDSYSYLPEQLNGHSMSSLHNVSVPLIAGNARNFVIDHSSSSVAFSDASYVSDSSHVKDMEEPKDSFSQFSWSADYQKYLSFHNFNQAMFLTFFCELSKLPLEIQGSSIKDLKSILHNDDDVSWAMISHGFVEAFLEFLRNDSSSYSMKAQQAGLHFFLNFLSNSRAKIPSMDEEAFHLITSFLSSELKTEALLVLHELIRHLSHRQSRQMASIVTPPVLAILASEDIEGLELPLKIICDLSSGADVKSQLISLGIISKLVPILAEGSFVECCLEILRNLCEVEEAMALITRTDRCLGSIAEYLDTGSPKERELAVIILLAICSRSVEDCSHVMKEGVIPALVDLSVNGIDEAKSCSFKLLNLLRDMRQSEINNSCSQEVAAAEVIVEDPPTESPIHRRPASKSSGFFQRKLNIFSKPRSLTLF; this is encoded by the exons ATGGCGAACACGGGTTTATCACGGCGCAACTCTTGTCCAAAG GTTCACAGCTCATTGTGCAGTGAGTTGACAATGATGCTAGATAAAATCTCCTCTATTCTTCCATCAATTGAGGCAGCTCGACCAGGATGTAAAGCAGGAATACAGGAATTGTGCAACCTATACCATATAGTTGAGAAAGGAAGACTCATAAGTCAGCACTGCGTCGAATGTAGCAAACTCTACTTG GCTATTACTGGAGAGGCAATTTTATTACGATGTGAAAGGGTCAGAGACTCACTTAAACGGAGTCTGTTCCTGATTCAGAATATGGTCCCAACAGTGCTAGCTAATCAG ATTGCTGAGGTCCATAATGACCTTCGAGATGTAAAATTTGTTGTTGATCCATTGGAGCAAGAGGCTGGCAAATCAATTTTAGAGATGCTTCGGCAGTCTGATGCAACTGAAGAACTTGAACTTCAGACATTCGTGCAGGCAGCTTCAAAGTTAAACCTGACATCTCCTAAAGCTGTCTTGATTGAACGAAGAGCAATCAATAAACTGCTCGATAAGATTACTGGTACTGATCCAAAAAAGGAGCAGGTTCTTAAgttcttcctatatcttgttaaaAAGTATGGAAAGAACATCAAACCAGACACTGGTGagcggaatgaaaatttacaatcTGAAAGTCGGTCTTTGAGTTCAAGcttaagtcttgcaagcaatgccaGTACTCCTGAAAAGTGCCACAAGCCAACATACTTCCAGGGATACGAGTATCAGAGTAGTATGTCTGGAGAAACCACACCACCTACAGAGTTCTGTTGCCCAATATCAACAAAGCTAATGTGTGATCCTGTGATAATAACATCTGGACAGACTTACGAAAGAGAATATATTGAGAAATGGTTCAGTGAGGGACACGACACTTGTCCCAAGACACAAATGAAGGTAGAAAACTTTGCGATGATTCCAAATACTTGCATGAGGGATCTCATATGCAATTGGTGCAGAGAGCATGGTTTCACAATCTCAGATTTTCTTCCAAGCAAAGATTCCTACAGTTACTTACCAGAGCAATTGAATGGTCactctatgtcaagtttgcacaaTGTTTCAGTACCTCTAATTGCTGGGAATGCCAGGAATTTTGTGATTGATCACAGCAGTTCATCTGTCGCGTTCTCTGATGCCAGTTATGTCTCAGATTCCTCCCACGTGAAGGATATGGAGGAGCCGAAGGATAGTTTTTCTCAGTTCTCTTGGAGTGCAGACTATCAGAAGTATCTGTCATTCCACAACTTCAACCAGGCTATGTTCCTGACATTCTTCTGCGAGCTGTCCAAGCTCCCATTAGAAATACAAGGAAGCTCCATTAAAGATCTGAAGAGTATTCTTCACAATGACGATGATGTTTCCTGGGCTATGATATCCCATGGATTTGTAGAAGCATTCCTTGAATTCTTGAGAAATGATAGCAGCAGCTACAGTATGAAAGCTCAGCAAGCTGGATTACATTTTTTTCTTAATTTCCTTTCGAACAGCAG GGCTAAGATTCCATCCATGGATGAAGAAGCATTCCATCTTATCACGTCCTTCCTCAGTTCAGAGCTAAAAACTGAAGCTTTGTTGGTACTCCATGAACTGATTCGACACCTGAGTCATCGGCAATCCCGTCAGATGGCCTCTATTGTCACTCCTCCAGTTTTGGCAATATTGGCGTCTGAAGATATTGAGGGCCTTGAGCTTCCCTTGAAGATTATCTGTGACCTTTCATCCGGTGCTGATGTGAAGTCACAGCTGATTTCACTGGGAATAATCTCGAAGCTGGTTCCCATTTTGGCAGAAGGAAGCTTCGTGGAGTGCTGTTTGGAGATTTTGCGGAACTTATGCGAAGTGGAAGAAGCTATGGCGCTTATTACCAGAACAGACCGATGCCTTGGTTCCATTGCAGAGTATCTAGACACAGGAAGCCCTAAAGAGCGAGAACTTGCAGTGATAATCCTTCTGGCAATATGTTCCCGTAGCGTGGAGGATTGCTCCCACGTGATGAAGGAGGGCGTAATCCCCGCCCTCGTGGACCTGTCGGTGAACGGGATTGATGAAGCGAAGAGTTGCTCGTTCAAGCTACTGAATCTTCTTAGGGACATGAGGCAAAGCGAGATCAACAACTCGTGTTCACAGGAAGTGGCGGCCGCCGAGGTGATAGTAGAGGATCCTCCCACGGAGAGCCCGATTCACAGGCGGCCAGCATCGAAGTCATCTGGGTTTTTCCAAAGGAAGCTGAACATTTTCTCGAAACCTCGGTCCCTGACGCTGTTTTGA